One Cryobacterium roopkundense genomic region harbors:
- a CDS encoding FKBP-type peptidyl-prolyl cis-trans isomerase — MSKKIPALLTILGLSVVLTACSGGGTPASTTSADPASATANCTEAGETSDAISVTGDFGVEPVVTFDSPLQTTATERTVSITGDGESKTKAGSVVQVSFTAFNGATGEQVDSTGYGTDASNVSLTVADSYVPGLVRAVNCSVVGDRVVAVMPPADGFGDQGWTDLGLGADDSMVFVIDINGIQAERATGVDQPAEAGLPTVELAKNGEPTITIPDADAPSDLKISTLKKGDGTVVAAGDTVAVEYTGVVWATGDPFDSSWDVAGPASFATDQVVTGFGDALVGQTVGSQVLAVIPPAQGYGEAGNSQAGISGTDTLVFVVDVLGTGPTPAA, encoded by the coding sequence GTGTCAAAAAAAATTCCCGCACTCCTGACCATCCTCGGCCTCTCCGTGGTCCTCACTGCCTGCAGTGGCGGGGGCACCCCCGCCAGTACGACAAGCGCCGACCCTGCCTCGGCCACGGCCAATTGCACGGAGGCCGGCGAGACATCAGATGCGATTTCCGTGACCGGCGACTTCGGTGTTGAACCCGTGGTCACGTTCGATTCCCCCCTGCAAACGACCGCCACCGAGCGCACTGTTTCCATCACGGGAGACGGCGAGTCGAAGACAAAGGCCGGATCGGTCGTGCAGGTCTCGTTCACCGCCTTCAACGGCGCAACGGGCGAGCAGGTCGACTCGACGGGCTATGGTACAGACGCCTCCAACGTGTCCCTCACCGTCGCCGACAGCTACGTTCCCGGCCTGGTTCGTGCGGTGAACTGCTCGGTGGTCGGTGACCGTGTCGTCGCTGTCATGCCGCCCGCCGATGGATTCGGCGACCAGGGGTGGACCGATCTGGGCCTCGGGGCCGACGACTCGATGGTCTTCGTGATTGACATCAACGGCATCCAGGCCGAGAGGGCAACCGGAGTCGACCAGCCTGCCGAGGCCGGCCTGCCCACGGTCGAGCTTGCCAAGAACGGCGAGCCCACGATCACGATCCCCGACGCCGACGCGCCGAGCGATCTGAAGATCTCCACGCTCAAGAAGGGTGACGGCACTGTCGTCGCCGCCGGCGACACTGTGGCCGTGGAGTACACGGGTGTCGTCTGGGCCACCGGCGATCCCTTTGACTCCTCGTGGGACGTCGCCGGACCGGCCTCGTTCGCCACTGACCAGGTTGTCACCGGCTTCGGCGATGCCCTCGTGGGACAGACGGTTGGATCCCAGGTTCTCGCGGTCATTCCTCCGGCTCAGGGCTACGGTGAGGCTGGAAACAGCCAGGCCGGCATCTCGGGAACAGACACCCTCGTCTTCGTCGTCGACGTCCTCGGAACCGGCCCGACGCCCGCGGCCTAG
- a CDS encoding cation:dicarboxylate symporter family transporter, producing MAFASSTRIAKPRKRIDRSHYLYMAVIVAVLLGIVVGLVWGGEDGFAVKLKPMGDAFVNLIKMMIAPVIFCTIILGIGSIAKAATVGKVGGLALGYFVIMSTFALGIGLVVGNFVHPGSGLDLSDASYVPPAAEETSFLMGIIPTTLVSSLTSGSILQTLLVALIAGFALQRMGPAGVPILTGIAHVQALVFRILIMVMWLAPIGAFGAIAAVVGSTGIQAIVSLFTLMAAFYATCILFIVIILGGLLKIVTGVNIFKLMRYLGREYLLIVSTSSSEAALPRLIAKMEHLGVSKPVVGVTVPVGYSFNLDGTAIYLTMASIFISTAMGKPMSLGEQIGLLVFMIIASKGAAGVSGAGLATLAAGLQSHAPDLVGGVGFIVGIDRFMSEARALTNFTGNAVATVLIGTWTKEIDRPRVDRVLSKQDPFDETTMVAHHGFQAPVDTDAAVLAENRKPAPVGA from the coding sequence ATGGCGTTTGCGTCATCCACCCGCATAGCGAAACCGCGCAAGCGGATCGACCGCTCGCACTACCTCTACATGGCCGTCATCGTGGCTGTTCTGCTCGGCATCGTCGTGGGACTGGTGTGGGGCGGGGAAGACGGCTTCGCCGTGAAGCTCAAGCCGATGGGGGACGCGTTCGTCAACCTCATCAAGATGATGATCGCCCCTGTCATCTTCTGCACGATCATTCTGGGCATCGGCTCGATCGCCAAGGCCGCCACAGTGGGCAAGGTCGGCGGGCTCGCCCTCGGCTACTTCGTGATCATGTCGACCTTCGCGCTGGGCATCGGCCTGGTCGTCGGAAACTTCGTGCACCCCGGCTCAGGGCTCGACCTGTCCGACGCGAGCTACGTGCCACCGGCGGCTGAGGAGACCAGCTTCCTGATGGGCATCATCCCCACCACGCTCGTGTCCTCGCTCACCTCGGGCAGTATCCTGCAGACCCTGCTCGTTGCCCTCATCGCCGGCTTCGCCCTGCAGCGCATGGGCCCGGCCGGTGTGCCGATCCTCACAGGCATCGCCCATGTGCAGGCCCTGGTCTTCCGCATCCTGATCATGGTGATGTGGCTCGCCCCGATCGGCGCCTTCGGAGCCATCGCCGCTGTCGTGGGGTCGACCGGGATCCAGGCCATTGTGAGCCTCTTCACGCTTATGGCAGCCTTCTACGCGACGTGCATCCTGTTCATCGTGATCATCCTCGGCGGGCTGCTGAAGATCGTCACGGGCGTCAACATCTTCAAGCTCATGCGCTACCTGGGCCGCGAGTACCTGCTTATCGTGTCGACCTCGTCTTCAGAGGCAGCGCTTCCCCGCCTCATCGCGAAGATGGAGCACCTCGGTGTCTCGAAGCCCGTCGTGGGTGTGACCGTGCCGGTGGGTTACTCGTTCAACCTCGACGGCACCGCGATCTACCTCACCATGGCGTCGATCTTCATCTCCACCGCGATGGGCAAGCCGATGAGCCTCGGCGAGCAGATCGGTCTGCTCGTCTTCATGATCATCGCCTCCAAGGGCGCGGCTGGCGTGTCAGGGGCCGGACTGGCCACGCTCGCGGCGGGACTGCAGTCACACGCCCCCGACCTCGTGGGCGGTGTCGGCTTCATCGTGGGGATCGACCGCTTCATGTCGGAGGCGCGCGCCCTGACCAACTTCACCGGCAATGCCGTGGCCACCGTGCTGATCGGAACCTGGACCAAGGAAATCGATCGCCCCCGGGTGGACCGGGTTTTGTCCAAACAGGATCCGTTCGATGAGACAACGATGGTGGCGCACCACGGATTCCAGGCCCCCGTCGACACCGACGCCGCGGTGCTCGCCGAGAACCGCAAGCCGGCCCCCGTGGGTGCATAA
- a CDS encoding response regulator translates to MTQDIRVLVVEDEALTAEAHAAYVGRIEGFVLVGTAATGQSALRMLTAAAQSGTPIDLVLMDMNLPDLHGLDVSRRIRSAGLATDIIAITAVRELHAVRGAIAAGVVQYLIKPFTYATFAKKLVSYRDFRRQLGSASSVTTQSDLDQAFASLRSPTDVPRPKGLADDTLHSVTEFLRQQSSPLSATEVAEPLGMSRVTARRYLEFLADTGPVVRAPRFGTPGRPENEYSWRRP, encoded by the coding sequence GTGACCCAGGACATTCGCGTTCTCGTGGTCGAAGACGAAGCCCTCACGGCTGAGGCGCATGCCGCCTACGTGGGCCGGATCGAGGGCTTCGTGCTCGTCGGCACCGCAGCCACCGGGCAGAGCGCCCTGCGCATGCTCACGGCCGCCGCGCAGTCGGGCACCCCGATCGACCTTGTGTTGATGGACATGAACCTCCCCGATCTGCACGGACTCGACGTGAGCCGGCGCATCCGTTCGGCCGGGCTGGCGACCGACATCATCGCCATCACCGCCGTGCGCGAGCTGCACGCGGTACGGGGCGCGATCGCGGCGGGTGTCGTGCAATACCTGATCAAGCCATTCACGTACGCCACGTTCGCGAAGAAGCTCGTGAGTTATCGGGACTTTCGCCGGCAACTCGGGTCGGCGTCGAGCGTGACGACGCAGTCCGACCTGGACCAGGCCTTCGCGAGCCTGCGCTCCCCCACCGATGTGCCGCGCCCCAAAGGGCTCGCGGATGACACCCTGCACAGCGTGACCGAGTTTCTGCGGCAGCAGAGCTCGCCCCTGTCGGCGACGGAGGTAGCCGAGCCTCTCGGCATGTCTCGCGTTACCGCGCGCCGCTATCTTGAGTTTCTCGCCGATACCGGCCCCGTGGTGCGCGCGCCCCGGTTCGGCACTCCCGGCCGTCCCGAAAACGAATACTCCTGGCGCAGGCCCTGA
- a CDS encoding quaternary amine ABC transporter ATP-binding protein — translation MTETIAVKAENLYKAFGRRPNEIVKKLVAGKSRAEVSHLGVAAVIDASFEVKRGEIFVVMGLSGSGKSTLIRMLNGLWEATSGSVTVGDTNITGISAAELRAVRRTSVSMVFQHFALLPHRTVIDNVAYGLEIQGMPRAERLAKARTIIDLVGLSGWADNLPSELSGGMQQRVGLGRALAADTDVLLMDEAFSALDPLIRREMQEQLIELQAALGKTIIFITHDLNEAMFLGDRIAVMRDGRIVQIGTPEEILTDPANDYVAQFVQDVDRARVLTAASVMEPVRSVVTITAGPRAALRAMRDLQTSVTFVVNRDRTFAGIVRDRDVLKQVKAGHSDLRPIIRDDAIAVSPDSPLVDLVEPSVESDLPIAVVDVKNRLLGVIPRVTLLAALGNVSTATGEQAVIEPPATISDSLITDTLRETAPEGADA, via the coding sequence GTGACCGAAACCATTGCCGTGAAGGCAGAGAATCTGTACAAAGCGTTCGGACGCCGTCCGAACGAGATCGTGAAGAAGCTTGTCGCCGGCAAGAGCCGCGCCGAGGTCTCTCACCTCGGGGTCGCGGCCGTCATCGACGCGTCCTTCGAGGTGAAGCGCGGCGAGATCTTCGTTGTCATGGGGCTCTCGGGTTCCGGCAAGTCGACCCTCATCCGCATGCTCAACGGACTGTGGGAGGCCACCTCCGGAAGCGTGACCGTGGGGGACACCAATATCACGGGCATCTCCGCCGCCGAACTGCGGGCGGTTCGCAGAACGAGCGTCTCCATGGTCTTCCAGCATTTCGCTCTGCTGCCTCACCGCACCGTGATCGACAACGTCGCCTACGGACTCGAGATCCAAGGCATGCCTCGGGCCGAACGCCTCGCGAAAGCTCGTACAATCATCGACCTCGTCGGGCTCTCGGGGTGGGCAGACAACCTGCCTTCGGAGCTCTCGGGTGGAATGCAGCAGAGGGTCGGCCTCGGCCGCGCCCTCGCTGCCGACACCGACGTGCTCCTGATGGACGAGGCCTTCAGCGCCCTCGACCCGCTCATTCGACGCGAAATGCAGGAGCAGCTCATCGAGTTGCAGGCTGCCCTCGGCAAGACGATCATCTTCATCACCCACGACCTCAACGAGGCCATGTTCCTCGGTGACCGCATCGCCGTCATGCGCGACGGCCGCATTGTGCAGATCGGCACCCCTGAGGAGATTCTCACAGACCCCGCCAACGACTACGTGGCCCAGTTCGTGCAGGACGTCGACCGCGCCAGGGTGCTCACCGCTGCGAGCGTCATGGAGCCAGTGCGCTCCGTCGTGACCATCACGGCCGGGCCCCGCGCGGCGCTGCGCGCGATGCGCGACCTGCAGACATCCGTCACGTTCGTCGTGAATCGGGACCGCACCTTCGCCGGGATCGTGCGCGACCGAGATGTACTCAAGCAGGTGAAGGCCGGACACAGCGACCTGCGCCCGATCATCCGTGACGACGCCATCGCGGTGTCGCCCGACAGCCCGCTCGTCGATCTTGTGGAACCCTCGGTCGAGAGCGACCTGCCTATAGCCGTCGTGGACGTGAAAAACCGCCTGCTCGGCGTCATCCCGCGGGTCACGCTGCTGGCGGCGCTCGGAAATGTTTCAACGGCCACCGGGGAGCAGGCCGTGATCGAGCCGCCCGCCACGATTTCCGACAGCCTGATCACCGACACCCTGCGCGAAACCGCGCCGGAAGGAGCCGACGCGTGA
- a CDS encoding sensor histidine kinase yields the protein MSGEWSIARRLLVAHALSIVVLTGFVGTALFIDARDHSFDETEERMLSIATTIADSPLTLTAASAADPTALLQSYSLQVTQDAGLDFITIMAPDRTRWTHPNPAELGGEYIGAIQPALDGTPFTEISTGTLGPSVRAVVPAVDEGGTVVALVAAGVTTSNVTIALNARLPALLALALALLAAGSLMSVLLGRYLQRVTLGWGPEHLAQLFVYYDSVLHSVREGLVLVDLGGKLVLYNDQAARLLGIPPREQHRPNETPSLDKLNLPPALGELFRSGRPTHDEVFLTQTRVLVVNQEPAVASPTSSRNKPSIIGHVATIRDHTDLQTLGSELQSMRTLSDALRAQTHEHSNRLHTIVSLLELGRTEEALSYATADLELSQQLTDEMVSSVDEPVISALIMGKSAQANELGIVLTVTASGTISDSGLSVQDLVTVLGNLIDNALDAAASAPPPRRVQLAVSRTSETVVIEVADSGPGVEADAAERVLQLGYSTKEHAGYGRGLGLALVRQAVTRLGGTLEIGRRDGAVFTVTIPTVPTTAAEEVRRS from the coding sequence GTGAGCGGCGAATGGAGCATTGCCCGCCGGCTGCTTGTAGCCCATGCCCTGTCGATTGTCGTGCTCACGGGCTTCGTCGGCACGGCGCTCTTCATCGATGCGCGTGATCACAGCTTTGACGAAACCGAGGAGCGGATGCTGTCGATCGCGACCACGATCGCCGACAGTCCCCTCACACTCACCGCCGCATCCGCTGCCGATCCCACAGCCCTCCTACAGTCCTACTCACTCCAGGTCACCCAGGACGCCGGCCTCGACTTCATCACGATCATGGCCCCTGACCGCACGCGCTGGACGCACCCGAATCCGGCCGAACTCGGCGGCGAGTACATCGGCGCGATCCAGCCGGCACTCGACGGAACGCCCTTCACGGAGATCAGCACGGGAACTCTCGGCCCGTCCGTGCGGGCCGTCGTACCGGCGGTCGACGAGGGCGGTACTGTCGTGGCACTCGTTGCCGCGGGCGTCACCACGAGCAACGTGACAATCGCCCTGAACGCCCGGCTGCCGGCGCTGCTCGCCCTCGCCCTCGCGCTGCTGGCAGCGGGCTCCCTCATGTCGGTGCTGCTCGGCCGATACCTGCAGCGGGTGACGCTCGGCTGGGGTCCCGAACACCTCGCCCAGCTCTTCGTCTACTACGACTCCGTGCTGCACTCGGTACGCGAGGGCCTCGTACTCGTGGACCTCGGCGGAAAGCTCGTGCTCTACAACGACCAGGCGGCGCGCCTGCTCGGCATTCCCCCGCGGGAACAACACCGGCCCAACGAGACGCCGTCGCTGGACAAACTGAACCTGCCGCCGGCTCTCGGCGAACTCTTCCGCAGCGGCCGGCCGACCCACGACGAAGTCTTCCTCACGCAGACGCGCGTGCTCGTGGTCAATCAGGAACCGGCCGTCGCCTCGCCCACCTCGAGCAGGAATAAGCCCTCGATCATCGGGCACGTGGCCACGATTCGAGACCACACCGACCTGCAAACCCTCGGGAGCGAGCTGCAGTCCATGCGCACGCTCTCTGACGCGCTCCGCGCCCAAACGCACGAACATTCAAACCGGCTGCACACAATAGTCTCCCTTCTGGAGCTCGGCCGCACCGAGGAGGCGCTCTCCTACGCGACCGCGGACCTCGAGCTCAGCCAGCAGCTCACCGACGAAATGGTCAGCTCGGTCGACGAGCCGGTGATCAGCGCCCTCATCATGGGCAAGTCCGCGCAGGCCAACGAGCTGGGCATCGTGCTCACGGTCACGGCGTCGGGCACCATCTCCGACTCCGGGCTGTCCGTTCAGGACCTCGTGACCGTTCTCGGCAACCTGATCGACAATGCCCTCGACGCCGCGGCATCCGCTCCCCCGCCGCGCCGGGTACAACTCGCCGTCAGCCGCACTTCCGAGACCGTAGTGATCGAGGTCGCCGACAGCGGGCCGGGGGTCGAAGCGGATGCCGCTGAGCGCGTTCTGCAGCTCGGCTACAGTACGAAGGAGCACGCCGGCTACGGACGGGGGCTTGGCCTCGCTCTGGTGCGGCAGGCCGTCACCCGCCTCGGCGGCACCTTGGAGATCGGGCGCAGGGACGGGGCAGTCTTCACGGTCACCATCCCCACCGTCCCCACGACCGCGGCGGAGGAGGTGCGGCGCTCGTGA
- a CDS encoding trimeric intracellular cation channel family protein yields the protein MTLDSEAIFEVIRFVDLAGVLANAVLGGVAARSARLDIVGFVVLAIMSGLGGGMIRDTLLQQGPPAALTDTAYLMTAVLGGVIAYFVTFNGRWSRRALVLLDALAVGCWSAVGAQKALEADLGWMPAILLGIITAVGGGMVRDVMLLKVPTIFGGNTLYATSAVLASTEMVILSKLGYVALGTAVAILSGAVLSLLARRYGWVLPTGYALRIPKPIFLINPRVWRERRRSARDARKRPEIQ from the coding sequence GTGACGTTGGACTCAGAGGCGATTTTCGAGGTAATCCGATTCGTCGACCTCGCCGGGGTCCTCGCCAACGCCGTTCTCGGGGGCGTCGCCGCGCGTTCGGCCCGCCTCGATATCGTCGGTTTCGTGGTGCTCGCCATCATGTCGGGCCTTGGTGGCGGAATGATTCGGGACACCCTGCTGCAGCAAGGCCCGCCTGCCGCGCTCACCGACACCGCCTATCTCATGACAGCCGTGCTCGGCGGGGTCATCGCCTACTTCGTGACGTTCAACGGGCGCTGGTCGAGGCGCGCGCTCGTGCTTCTGGACGCCCTGGCGGTGGGCTGTTGGTCTGCCGTGGGCGCGCAGAAGGCGCTCGAGGCAGATCTGGGCTGGATGCCGGCGATCCTACTCGGCATCATCACCGCCGTCGGCGGCGGCATGGTGCGCGACGTCATGCTGCTCAAGGTTCCCACGATCTTCGGCGGCAACACGCTGTACGCCACGAGCGCGGTGCTTGCGAGCACCGAAATGGTGATCTTGAGCAAGCTCGGGTACGTGGCCCTCGGAACGGCCGTCGCGATTCTCAGTGGTGCCGTGCTGTCGCTGCTGGCCCGTCGCTACGGCTGGGTGCTGCCCACCGGCTATGCCCTGCGCATCCCCAAACCGATCTTTCTGATCAATCCCAGGGTCTGGCGCGAACGTCGACGCAGCGCGCGGGACGCACGCAAGCGTCCGGAGATCCAGTAG
- a CDS encoding RrF2 family transcriptional regulator: MRITAFSDVCLRVVMLLTAEPGLLTSRIIAERVGTPYNHVSKAIIRVRELGLVEVERGRSGGVRISPAGRTATVGWLLRQLDDRRDLAGCETHAGPCPLLAGCGLRGALRQAREAFYAQLDGAVIADMAPRRHSGPVPLTLSRTAPGP, translated from the coding sequence ATGCGAATCACTGCATTTTCGGACGTCTGCCTGCGGGTGGTCATGCTCTTGACGGCCGAACCGGGGCTGCTCACGAGCCGCATCATCGCCGAGCGCGTCGGCACCCCGTACAACCACGTGAGCAAGGCGATCATCCGAGTTCGTGAGCTCGGGCTCGTCGAGGTGGAGCGCGGTCGCAGTGGCGGCGTGCGCATCAGCCCGGCCGGCCGAACCGCTACGGTGGGCTGGCTCTTGCGCCAGCTCGATGACCGTCGCGATCTCGCGGGCTGCGAAACCCATGCCGGGCCGTGTCCACTCCTGGCGGGCTGCGGGCTGCGCGGCGCGTTGCGTCAGGCGCGGGAGGCGTTCTACGCCCAACTCGACGGGGCCGTGATCGCCGATATGGCCCCCCGCCGTCACTCCGGCCCGGTGCCACTCACTCTCTCCCGCACTGCACCCGGGCCTTAA
- a CDS encoding ABC transporter permease — MNDFRIPLGTWVEVVFDFVTQHFGFFFDFIRFTFAGAFEIVDYLLVTPPFWLIILLAAVLAYAVRGWKFFLGTIAGLLLIVGMNQWENAMATLSLVLVASVIALAMSIPLGILAAKSKTASSIIRPVLDFLQTMPAFVFLIPALLFFGVGEVPGIVATIIFAMAPGVRLTELGIRGVDPEVVEAGSAFGASPGRILRQIQLPLALPTIMAGINQVIMLSLSMVVIAGMVGAGALGAEIMTSLSRIDIVLGSEAGLAVVILAIFLDRVTAALGTGSTPLGRFIAARKGSTGSSTPPASTPPASAPPASAPVETAAVVTPERASV; from the coding sequence GTGAACGACTTCCGAATTCCCCTGGGCACCTGGGTCGAAGTCGTGTTTGACTTCGTCACCCAACACTTCGGCTTCTTCTTCGACTTCATTCGGTTCACCTTTGCCGGTGCCTTCGAGATCGTCGACTATCTGTTGGTGACCCCGCCGTTCTGGCTGATCATCCTCCTCGCAGCGGTCCTGGCGTATGCGGTTCGCGGGTGGAAATTCTTTCTGGGGACCATAGCCGGGCTCCTGTTGATCGTCGGCATGAACCAATGGGAAAACGCCATGGCCACGCTCTCCCTCGTGCTCGTGGCGAGTGTGATCGCCCTGGCGATGAGTATCCCGCTCGGCATCTTGGCAGCCAAGTCGAAGACGGCCTCGAGCATCATTCGTCCGGTCCTCGATTTCCTGCAGACGATGCCCGCCTTCGTCTTTCTCATTCCGGCTCTGCTGTTCTTCGGTGTTGGCGAGGTGCCGGGAATCGTGGCGACCATCATCTTCGCCATGGCGCCAGGGGTGCGCCTGACAGAGCTGGGTATCCGTGGGGTCGACCCGGAGGTCGTTGAAGCGGGATCCGCCTTCGGCGCTTCACCAGGCCGCATCCTGCGTCAGATCCAGCTGCCGCTCGCCCTCCCCACGATCATGGCCGGCATCAACCAGGTGATCATGCTGTCCCTGTCGATGGTTGTCATCGCGGGAATGGTCGGCGCCGGAGCACTCGGCGCTGAGATCATGACGAGCCTCAGCCGGATTGACATCGTGCTGGGTTCGGAGGCCGGGCTGGCCGTTGTGATCCTCGCGATTTTCCTCGACCGGGTTACCGCCGCGCTCGGCACCGGCAGCACGCCCCTCGGCCGCTTCATCGCGGCGCGCAAGGGCAGCACCGGCTCATCCACTCCGCCGGCATCCACTCCGCCGGCATCCGCTCCGCCGGCATCCGCTCCGGTGGAAACCGCGGCGGTCGTCACACCCGAACGGGCCAGCGTCTAG
- a CDS encoding inositol monophosphatase family protein: protein MTEPRIAPPTHRFADDLELALALADAADSISRARFTALDLVVTTKPDRTPVTDADQAVERAIRSLLAEHRPADGILGEEFGTEGSTERQWIIDPIDGTAGFMRGIPIWATLIALAVDGVPVLGVVSSPALGKRWWASLGGGAWSSDERMPDAAPARLRVSGVDALADASLSYNSIQQWDEAGHLDSLVALSRQVWRTRAYGDMWSYMLLAEGHLDIAGEFDLKPYDMAALAPIVQEAGGVFSSVDGQSGVWHGSALATNGLLHVATLAVLNP from the coding sequence GTGACCGAGCCCCGAATTGCGCCCCCCACTCACCGCTTCGCCGACGACCTCGAGCTGGCCCTGGCCCTCGCCGATGCGGCAGACTCCATCTCCCGCGCGCGTTTCACCGCCCTCGACCTCGTGGTGACCACGAAACCCGATCGCACTCCGGTCACGGATGCCGACCAGGCCGTGGAGCGTGCCATCCGCTCCCTGCTCGCGGAGCACCGTCCCGCCGACGGCATTCTCGGCGAGGAATTCGGTACGGAGGGCTCGACAGAACGCCAGTGGATCATCGACCCTATCGACGGCACGGCGGGCTTCATGCGCGGAATCCCGATCTGGGCCACTCTCATCGCCCTCGCCGTCGACGGCGTTCCCGTGCTCGGCGTCGTGAGCTCCCCCGCGCTCGGCAAGCGCTGGTGGGCGAGCCTCGGCGGCGGCGCGTGGTCGAGCGACGAGCGGATGCCCGATGCCGCGCCTGCCCGCCTACGCGTGTCCGGAGTCGATGCCCTGGCCGACGCCTCTCTCAGCTACAACAGCATCCAGCAGTGGGACGAGGCCGGGCACCTCGACTCCCTCGTGGCACTCTCCCGCCAGGTCTGGCGCACCCGTGCCTACGGGGACATGTGGTCCTACATGCTCCTCGCCGAGGGGCACCTCGACATCGCCGGAGAGTTCGACCTCAAGCCCTACGACATGGCCGCCCTCGCGCCCATCGTGCAGGAGGCCGGCGGGGTGTTCAGCTCCGTCGACGGCCAGTCCGGGGTGTGGCACGGCAGCGCCCTGGCCACGAACGGGCTGCTCCACGTTGCAACCCTGGCGGTTCTCAACCCTTGA
- a CDS encoding DUF1801 domain-containing protein has translation MTTPTPPPTTMAAYVAKPTGALAAVVTALRAKLDIGLPETSTELWHGHPVWMDDGVPVAGFKAYPTFVTVLFWRGQAIVDGSGKLNASGSAEMAEFKLRSIDDLDEALFDGWIQQVRELEAA, from the coding sequence ATGACGACACCGACGCCCCCTCCCACGACAATGGCCGCCTATGTCGCCAAACCGACCGGGGCCCTCGCGGCCGTCGTGACCGCCCTGCGCGCCAAGCTCGACATCGGGCTACCGGAGACGTCCACGGAACTGTGGCACGGACATCCGGTGTGGATGGATGATGGAGTTCCCGTGGCGGGTTTCAAGGCGTACCCGACCTTCGTCACTGTCTTGTTCTGGCGCGGCCAGGCCATAGTCGACGGTTCCGGCAAGCTCAACGCGAGCGGCTCCGCCGAAATGGCCGAGTTCAAGTTGCGCAGCATCGACGACCTCGATGAGGCACTCTTCGACGGCTGGATCCAGCAGGTTCGCGAGCTCGAAGCCGCGTAG
- a CDS encoding glycine betaine ABC transporter substrate-binding protein gives MKTRTKSLIAVGAVSLLALSGCASTETAAVSNGDKADMSLAVFNGWDEGIVVSELWKAILDEKGYNVELEYAAEAPVYSGLSTGSYDLSMDIWLPDTHASYLEEYGDDIVDLGAWNTESKLTVAVNADAPIDSLAELADNADLFSNKIIGIEPGSGLNQAMEERVIPTYGLEGLENVTSSTAGMLSELTSATDNGDNIVVTLWEPHWAYGAFPIKNLEDPEGTLENIESIHSYGSTDFTTDFPQAAEWIGNFEMDLDTLYSLEEVMFVDYDGQDYAPIVAQWIEDNQEYVDGLTS, from the coding sequence ATGAAAACCCGTACCAAATCCCTTATCGCCGTGGGAGCCGTTTCGCTCCTCGCACTCAGCGGATGCGCGTCCACCGAGACTGCCGCAGTCTCCAACGGCGACAAGGCTGACATGAGCCTCGCCGTATTCAACGGCTGGGACGAGGGCATCGTCGTCTCCGAGCTGTGGAAGGCCATCCTCGATGAGAAGGGCTACAACGTCGAGCTCGAGTACGCCGCTGAAGCCCCCGTGTACTCGGGGCTGTCGACCGGCAGCTACGACCTCAGTATGGACATCTGGCTGCCTGACACGCACGCGTCCTACCTCGAAGAATACGGCGATGACATCGTTGACCTCGGCGCGTGGAACACCGAATCCAAGCTCACCGTCGCGGTGAATGCCGATGCCCCCATCGATTCGCTCGCCGAACTCGCTGACAACGCCGACCTGTTCTCCAACAAGATCATCGGCATCGAGCCAGGCTCGGGCCTCAACCAAGCCATGGAAGAGCGGGTCATCCCGACCTACGGCCTCGAAGGCCTGGAAAACGTCACCTCGTCCACGGCGGGCATGCTCTCCGAGCTCACCAGTGCGACCGACAACGGCGATAACATTGTCGTCACGCTGTGGGAGCCGCACTGGGCTTACGGCGCTTTCCCGATCAAGAACCTCGAGGACCCCGAGGGCACCCTCGAGAACATCGAGAGCATTCACTCCTACGGCAGCACGGACTTCACGACCGACTTCCCGCAGGCCGCCGAGTGGATCGGTAACTTCGAGATGGACCTCGACACGCTCTACTCGCTTGAGGAGGTCATGTTCGTCGACTATGACGGCCAGGACTACGCGCCGATCGTCGCGCAGTGGATCGAAGACAACCAGGAGTACGTCGACGGCCTCACCAGCTAG